Part of the Nitrospirota bacterium genome, ATTCAGGCAAATATATCTGTGTTCATGGCTGACAGGTTTGGAAACTATAACGTGCTTCAGGGCACTACGGTTTCCTTCTATTCCGAATCAGGCGCTATTGATAGAAACGACATAACAGACGCAAACGGTTCCACATCTGTAGTATTCAGGACCCAGAACCCGATTCCATATGACGTTGCGCCGGTGGCTTGGGAAAATACATTGTGCAACAGTTTAGAAACTACTTACGGCATAGATGTATATGACGCCGGAACGTCCAAGTGTAAATCTGGACATCCCAGAGACGGATGGGCGACTATTATGGTCACAACGAGAGGAGAAGAAGCCTTCAATGATACAAATGGAAACGGTATGTACGGCACTGGTGAAAGTTTCACAGATACATCTCAGGAGGCATATCTTGATGCGAATGATAATGACGCATGGGATGACGGTAGCAGCGATCCTGAAGAATTGTATATAGATGACAATGGAAATAGCACTTGTCAGGATACAGGCAACAGCTCATGGGATTCCGACAAAACTATATTCAAGTCTCTCAACTTGCTGATCACAGGCAGTCCGTATTATATGGATATTGCTCCAAATACCATTACTGTTCCAAACGCCGGATCTCAATCATATAAATTCTTAGTGACAGATATAAACCTTAATTCTCCGATTGGCGGCACGAAGGTATCTATCTCAACAAGCAAAGGAACGCTTTCAGGAACTACTTCATACACCTTTCCCGATTTGCCTCCTGATACCAATGGTCCTATTGAACTTTCATTTACCCTTGAAGATTCAAACAAGACAGATACCGATCTGCCGGAGTTTACCACAATCACGATAAAGGTTACATACAAGGGCGTTGATTATTACCTGCCTGTTACCGGCACTGTAGATTAGCAGGTTAATTTTGATAAGACTCAACAATAAAGAACACCCCCGAAGTTTAGGGGGTGTTTTTTATTGTTTTATTTCTTTACTTCCCTTTCTTTTTTTAATAACATAGTAGCATGAAAAAACTGGATGTCGAAAGTTACATCAACAATGCTTGAAAAACTAAGATACCTCACATCAGGTGAATCACACGGACAGGCGCTGACATGCATTATTGACGGCGTTCCTTCAAATCTTTCGCTGTCTTCAAAAGACATTGATAACGACCTTGCCAGAAGACAGAAGGGCCACGGCAGGGGCGGCAGGATGAAGATAGAAACAGACCACGCGCAAATCCTCTCAGGAGTGCGGCACGGAAAAACCCTCGGCTCGCCGGTAACGCTTTTGATAGAGAACAAGGACTGGCAGAATTGGTGTGATGTTATGACCCCCGAACCTGCGGCACGGCGCGCCGTGTCCCTGCGTTCCCAATCCCCAATCCCCAATCCCCAATCCCTTTCTGTTACTCATCCGCGTCCGGGACATGCTGATCTCGCTGGCGCGATTAAATACAGCACGCACGATATACGGAATATCCTTGAACGTTCAAGCGCGCGGGAGACTGCCGCGAGGGTCGCCGCAGGCGCCGTGGCAAAGAAGTTCCTCTCTGAATTTAATATTCAAGTGATAAGTTATGTAACCGAGATAGGCGGGATCAGAAGACAGAACACAGAAGACAGAGCACAGAGCACAGACATAAAAACAATTTTATCCTTATTCAAAAAAGCTGAGGCATCGCCTGTGAGATGTCCGGATGAAAGCGCTGAAAAAAAGATGATCAACAAAATAACTAATGCGATGAAAAAGGGAGACACCCTCGGCGGAGTGTTTGAAGTCATTGTGCTTGGCGTGCCTGCCGGGCTTGGCAGTCACACCCAGTGGGACAAAAGACTCAATGCGAAACTCGCTTCTTCAATAATGGGAATTCAGGCTATAAAGGGAGTCGAAATAGGGCTTGGTTTTGAGATGAGCAAGAGGCACGGCTCGGAAGTGATGGATGAAATTTTCTACAACGCAAAGGGCAAAGGGCAAAGGGCAGAGAGCATGGGATTCTACAGGAGGACAAATAACGCCGGAGGCATTGAGGGCGGGATGAGCAACGGGATGCCAATTGTGGTCAGGGCTGCGATGAAGCCGATACCGACATTGAAAACACCCCTCGCCTCAGTTGATAT contains:
- the aroC gene encoding chorismate synthase; translation: MLEKLRYLTSGESHGQALTCIIDGVPSNLSLSSKDIDNDLARRQKGHGRGGRMKIETDHAQILSGVRHGKTLGSPVTLLIENKDWQNWCDVMTPEPAARRAVSLRSQSPIPNPQSLSVTHPRPGHADLAGAIKYSTHDIRNILERSSARETAARVAAGAVAKKFLSEFNIQVISYVTEIGGIRRQNTEDRAQSTDIKTILSLFKKAEASPVRCPDESAEKKMINKITNAMKKGDTLGGVFEVIVLGVPAGLGSHTQWDKRLNAKLASSIMGIQAIKGVEIGLGFEMSKRHGSEVMDEIFYNAKGKGQRAESMGFYRRTNNAGGIEGGMSNGMPIVVRAAMKPIPTLKTPLASVDIISKKPFKAAYERSDVCAVPAASVIGEAVTALAIADSFLSKFGGDSMEEVKRNYKGYLKQISEF